In the genome of Solidesulfovibrio fructosivorans JJ], the window GACCAGCTCACCGAGTACGTGCGCTCGCGCATGGGCCGCACCATCGTCAAGCCGTACCTGACGAGCGACGGCGCCCTGCCGATCCTGAACCTCGCCCCCAAGGTCGAGGGCGCCATCCAGGAAAGCGTGCGCCAGACCGACCACGGCGCCTATCTGGCCATGGAGCCGGGACTGGCCCAGCGCATCATCCAGGCCATCCAGAAAACCATGGACAAGGCCATGCTGGCCGAGGGACAGCCGGTGCTTTTGACCACGCCGCTGGTCCGGCCGCATCTTTCCCAGCTGCTCTCGCGGTTCATCCCCAACCTGCCGGTGATCTCCCAAGCCGAGATCCCCGCCGAGATCAAGCTGCAATCCGTCGGCAACATAGGATTGACCAATGCGGGTTAAGACTTTTCGCGGCGAAAGCATGGCGACCGTACTGTCGCAGGTGCGCCAGGAACTCGGCTCCGAGGCCGTCATTTTGGGCAACCAGACCGTGCGCGAAAACGGCCACTGCCTGTGCGAGGTCATGGCCGCCCTGGAGCAGCCCGAAAAGCCGTTGGTACAGCCCCAAAAGCAGGCGGAGCCCGCGCCCGCCCGAAAAAACGCCAACGGCCCGGCGCGACAGGCCGCGACAGTCGCGCCCTCCTCCCCCGCGCCGGCGGACTGGACCCGGGAATGGGACGAAATCAAGGGACACATGCTGGCGCTTCTGCGGCCGCGCATGGATTTCGGCATCCTGGCCCCGCGCCAGCGCCTGGCCCTGGAGTATCTCGAACGGGAAGGCGTGGACGAGGCGTCCATCCTGGCCCTTTTCCGCTCCATCGTCGACGGCGGCGAAGACAAGGTGATTCCGGCCCTGTCCCGAATGGTACGCGTCAAACCACTGACGGCCGGCCAGTGGCCGCAAACCGCCCATATGTTCGTCGGGCCGAGCGGCGTGGGCAAGACCACCGCCCTGTTGCGCCAGGCCCTGGCCGTGCGCCGCGAAGAGTCCGGCCGGCGGGTGGTGGTGGTCAACGCCGACGGCGATCGCGGCAAGGGCCGGCTGCTTCTGCGCCACTACGCGGAACTCTCTGGCCTGACCTACGCCGAGGCCGACGGCCCCGAGGATTTCCGCCGCATCCTGGACGGGGCGGCGTCCGGGGACGCGGTGTTCATCGACACGCCGGGCCTTCGCGGTGAGGGGGCCATGGCCGGCTGGTGCCGGGAGATGGGCATTGCCGGACGGACGGACCTGTGCGCCCATCTGGTTCTTTCCCCGCTTTACGCCCCGGCGCAGACGGCGCATTTCTGGCGGATCTACGCTTGTGAGCCGCTTGCCAGCATCATCTGGACGAAGCTCGACGAAGCCTGTAATTATGGTTGCCTTGTCAATATGGCGCATGCCGCATCCCTCCCCATTTCGGCCCTGGCCCATGGACCGGAGTTGACCCACGGCATGACGCCGGCCTCGGGCAAGGCCGTGTGGAAACTGCTCTTCAAACACCAGTTGCCCGGCGAGTATGCCGATGCCGCCGCCGGCGCTTAAGGACTCTGCATGGCTAGCCGCACATCCGAACTGCCGTCACACGCCCCGAACGGGACGGACATCCCCCGGGTGATTTCCGTCACCTCGGGCAAGGGCGGCGTCGGCAAAACCAATATTTCGGTCAATCTGGCCTATTGCCTGTCCCGAATGGGACGCAAGGTCGTACTGCTCGACGCCGACCTGGGGCTGGCCAACGTCGATATCCTGCTCGGCCTCACGCCCAAGATGAACCTGTTCCATCTCTTCCATGAGGGCGTGGACCTGCGGCAGGTGCTCATGGAGACGCCGTTCGGGTTTTCCATCCTGCCCGCCTCGTCGGGCGTGAGCGAAATGCTGGCCCTGTCCACCGGCCAAAAGCTCGACCTGCTGGAAGCCATGGACCACCTTGAAGGCCGCATCAATTATTTGCTAGTGGACACCGGGGCCGGAATTAATGACAATGTCATTTATTTCAACTTGGCCGCGCGGGAACGGCTGCTCGTGCTGACCACGGAGCCGACGTCGCTGACCGACGCCTATGCGCTGATCAAGGTCATGCACCTGCACCACGACGTGCACCGCTTCCGCGTCCTGGTGAACATGGCCCCGAGCCTCAAGGCGGCCAAAGCCGTGTATGAAAAGCTGTCCACGGCCTGCGACCATTTTCTGTCGGGCATCTCCCTGGACTTCACGGGGGCTGTGCCAAGCGACCCGGCAGTGAAAAACGCGGTTATCCGCCAAAAACCGTTCTGCCACCTGACGCCGGAGGCTCCGGCCAGCAAAAAGCTTCAAGAGCTGGCCCAAACGATCGATTCCTGGGAAGTGGACGCGAAGCTCGATGGAAACATCAAATTCTTCTGGAAAAAACTCCTCTTCCAGGAACAGCCCCTGGCTTGACCTCGAATCCGGGGCGAAGCGGTGGGACGATTTCGATGCGCGCGATCGCCAGGAGATCGTGCGTCACTACTCGCCCAAGATCAAAATCGTGGCCACGCGGCTCAAAGCCAAGCTGCCCCAGTCCGTGGAGCTGGGCGAGCTTTTAAGCGCCGGGGCCATGGGGCTGCTCGAGGCATTGGGAAGATTCCGACCGGAACTCGGCATCAAGTTCGAAACCTACGCCGAATCCCGCATCAAGGGGGCCATGCTCGACGACCTGCGACGCATGGACTGGTTTTCCAGGGGCCAGCGCCACCGGGTGCGCACCCTGGAAGAGGCTTCGCGGCGCATCGAAAGCGACTCGGGCCGGACGCCTTCCGTCGAGCAGCTGGCCGAGGCCACGGGACTTTCCGAACGCGAGGTGACCCAGGGCCTCGAGGCCCTGCAAAACCAGCTGTGCCTGAGCCTCGACGCCATCACCGAAAACATCTCCTCCTACCAGAAGAACCAGCTGGAAAACGAGCCCTACAAATCGGCCGAGTTCAAGGAGCTCGTCGACAAGCTCGCCTCCCTGATCGACGATTTGACTCCCCGGGAAAAGCTGGTATTGTCGCTTTATTACGGTGAGGAATTGAACATGCGGGAGACCTCCGAGGTCATGGGCATCACCG includes:
- a CDS encoding MinD/ParA family protein, translated to MASRTSELPSHAPNGTDIPRVISVTSGKGGVGKTNISVNLAYCLSRMGRKVVLLDADLGLANVDILLGLTPKMNLFHLFHEGVDLRQVLMETPFGFSILPASSGVSEMLALSTGQKLDLLEAMDHLEGRINYLLVDTGAGINDNVIYFNLAARERLLVLTTEPTSLTDAYALIKVMHLHHDVHRFRVLVNMAPSLKAAKAVYEKLSTACDHFLSGISLDFTGAVPSDPAVKNAVIRQKPFCHLTPEAPASKKLQELAQTIDSWEVDAKLDGNIKFFWKKLLFQEQPLA
- a CDS encoding FliA/WhiG family RNA polymerase sigma factor — its product is METSNSSGKNSSSRNSPWLDLESGAKRWDDFDARDRQEIVRHYSPKIKIVATRLKAKLPQSVELGELLSAGAMGLLEALGRFRPELGIKFETYAESRIKGAMLDDLRRMDWFSRGQRHRVRTLEEASRRIESDSGRTPSVEQLAEATGLSEREVTQGLEALQNQLCLSLDAITENISSYQKNQLENEPYKSAEFKELVDKLASLIDDLTPREKLVLSLYYGEELNMRETSEVMGITEGRVSQLHSQALARLRQKFKAQFNIEQH
- a CDS encoding flagellar biosynthesis protein FlhF; this translates as MATVLSQVRQELGSEAVILGNQTVRENGHCLCEVMAALEQPEKPLVQPQKQAEPAPARKNANGPARQAATVAPSSPAPADWTREWDEIKGHMLALLRPRMDFGILAPRQRLALEYLEREGVDEASILALFRSIVDGGEDKVIPALSRMVRVKPLTAGQWPQTAHMFVGPSGVGKTTALLRQALAVRREESGRRVVVVNADGDRGKGRLLLRHYAELSGLTYAEADGPEDFRRILDGAASGDAVFIDTPGLRGEGAMAGWCREMGIAGRTDLCAHLVLSPLYAPAQTAHFWRIYACEPLASIIWTKLDEACNYGCLVNMAHAASLPISALAHGPELTHGMTPASGKAVWKLLFKHQLPGEYADAAAGA